From a region of the Paenibacillus sp. FSL R10-2734 genome:
- the rplA gene encoding 50S ribosomal protein L1: MAKHGKKYQEAAKLINSEATYEPSEAVELVKKAATAKFDETVEAAVRLGVDPRKQDQAVRGVVVLPHGTGKTQRVLVFAKGEKAKEAEAAGADFVGDADMINKIQQGWFEFDVCVATPDMMSEVGKLGRLLGGKGLMPNPKAGTVTFDVTKAVQEIKAGKIEYRLDKAGQIHAPIGKVSFDAAQLNDNLKALIDALNRAKPAAAKGVYLKGISISSTMGPSARVNTTVFR, translated from the coding sequence ATGGCTAAACATGGTAAGAAATACCAAGAAGCTGCTAAGCTGATCAACAGCGAAGCGACTTACGAGCCTTCAGAAGCTGTAGAGCTTGTGAAAAAGGCAGCGACTGCAAAATTCGACGAAACCGTTGAAGCAGCAGTTCGTCTGGGTGTAGACCCGCGTAAACAAGACCAAGCAGTTCGTGGTGTTGTTGTCCTGCCTCACGGCACTGGTAAAACACAACGCGTGCTTGTATTTGCAAAAGGTGAAAAAGCGAAAGAGGCAGAAGCTGCTGGCGCTGATTTTGTTGGTGATGCTGATATGATCAACAAAATTCAACAAGGCTGGTTTGAATTTGATGTCTGCGTAGCTACACCTGACATGATGAGTGAAGTCGGTAAACTGGGTCGTCTGCTTGGTGGTAAAGGTCTTATGCCTAACCCTAAAGCTGGCACAGTTACATTTGATGTTACCAAGGCTGTGCAAGAAATCAAAGCCGGTAAAATCGAATACCGTCTCGACAAAGCAGGTCAAATCCACGCGCCAATCGGCAAAGTGTCCTTTGATGCTGCACAATTGAACGATAACCTTAAAGCTCTTATCGACGCTTTGAACCGTGCGAAACCAGCTGCTGCTAAAGGTGTATACCTTAAAGGCATCTCGATTTCTTCCACAATGGGACCTAGCGCTCGTGTGAACACAACCGTCTTCAGATAA
- a CDS encoding class I SAM-dependent methyltransferase, with product MSQHYYSQQPEVRHDRRTIDTVLRGKSFRFTSDAGVFSKGDIDYGSRVLIEAMIIPDGSAVLDVGCGYGPIGISAAYLAPKGQVTMIDINSRAVELARENAQNNGIRNVTVMESDVLGALNEQQKFDVILTNPPIRAGKAVVHQIFEEAYNHLNEGGFLWIVIQKKQGAPSAVAKLVSLFSEVEEVGKDKGYRIIKAQK from the coding sequence ATGTCGCAACATTATTATTCGCAGCAACCGGAAGTGCGTCATGACAGACGTACCATCGACACCGTTCTAAGAGGCAAAAGCTTTCGTTTTACAAGCGATGCGGGTGTGTTCTCTAAAGGAGACATTGATTACGGTAGCCGAGTTCTCATTGAAGCTATGATTATTCCGGACGGTTCGGCAGTGCTTGATGTGGGTTGCGGATATGGACCGATTGGCATAAGTGCAGCATACCTAGCCCCCAAAGGGCAAGTGACGATGATTGATATTAATAGTCGTGCGGTAGAACTTGCGCGTGAGAATGCTCAGAACAATGGAATCCGGAATGTTACGGTAATGGAAAGCGATGTGCTCGGCGCATTGAATGAACAGCAAAAGTTCGATGTGATTCTCACCAATCCTCCGATACGTGCGGGAAAAGCTGTCGTGCATCAGATTTTTGAAGAAGCTTATAATCATTTAAATGAGGGTGGCTTTCTGTGGATTGTAATTCAGAAGAAGCAGGGTGCTCCGTCAGCGGTAGCTAAACTTGTAAGCTTGTTCTCGGAAGTGGAAGAAGTGGGGAAAGATAAGGGTTATCGCATTATTAAAGCTCAAAAATAA
- the rplK gene encoding 50S ribosomal protein L11 has translation MAKKVIKMVKLQIPAGKANPAPPVGPALGQAGVNIMAFCKEFNARTADQAGLIIPVEITVFEDRSFTFITKTPPAAVLLRIAAKVEKGSGEPNKKKVAKLGRAAVREIAETKMPDLNAATVEAAMRMVEGTARSMGITIED, from the coding sequence ATGGCTAAAAAAGTTATTAAAATGGTGAAACTGCAGATTCCTGCAGGGAAAGCGAATCCAGCGCCTCCAGTAGGTCCGGCGTTAGGTCAAGCAGGTGTCAACATCATGGCATTCTGTAAGGAATTTAATGCTCGTACTGCCGACCAGGCTGGCTTGATCATTCCGGTTGAAATTACAGTATTTGAAGACCGTTCCTTTACGTTCATCACTAAAACTCCTCCGGCTGCTGTTCTGCTTCGCATCGCTGCTAAAGTAGAAAAAGGATCCGGCGAACCAAACAAGAAAAAAGTAGCAAAACTCGGCCGCGCTGCGGTTCGTGAAATTGCTGAAACAAAAATGCCCGACCTTAACGCTGCAACTGTAGAAGCTGCAATGCGTATGGTTGAAGGTACTGCTCGCAGTATGGGTATCACAATCGAAGACTAG
- a CDS encoding NYN domain-containing protein, with product MADWRDVLLVDGYNMIGGWPELAALSQIGMQEARDRLMDLLADYQAYSGRRVIAVFDAYRVPGLGRSFVQGKVQVFFTKEKETADECIERLVGEFSNRRRQIYVATSDFVEQHIIFAQGALRISARELHLEIVENQKQVKKAIEPGSISSTRHSLGDKLPPDVRSKLENWRRQ from the coding sequence ATGGCCGACTGGCGCGATGTGCTGCTTGTGGACGGATATAATATGATCGGTGGCTGGCCGGAACTTGCGGCATTGTCCCAGATTGGTATGCAGGAAGCACGCGACCGCTTGATGGATTTGCTGGCTGATTACCAGGCTTACTCAGGACGACGAGTTATTGCTGTCTTTGATGCATACCGCGTTCCAGGATTGGGACGGTCATTTGTCCAGGGCAAAGTCCAGGTGTTTTTCACGAAGGAAAAAGAAACCGCAGATGAATGCATCGAGCGCCTAGTTGGGGAATTTAGCAACCGGCGCCGGCAGATCTATGTTGCAACTAGTGACTTTGTGGAGCAGCATATTATTTTTGCCCAAGGTGCATTGCGGATTTCTGCAAGAGAACTGCATTTAGAAATTGTAGAGAATCAGAAACAAGTGAAAAAGGCTATCGAACCAGGGAGTATCAGTTCTACACGGCATTCTTTGGGAGACAAACTGCCTCCTGATGTGCGGAGTAAACTGGAAAATTGGCGTAGGCAGTGA
- the sigH gene encoding RNA polymerase sporulation sigma factor SigH, with amino-acid sequence MSVDLKEIMLSEYDFISDEEIVEAFRGGDSGALEHLINKYRNFVRAKARSYFLIGADREDIVQEGMIGLYKAIRDFKGDKLSSFKAFAELCITRQIITAIKTATRQKHIPLNSYVSLDKPIYDEDSDRTLMDVICGTQVLDPEELIINQEEFIGLEDKMAEILSDLERKVLMLYLDGRSYQEIAEDLKRHVKSIDNALQRVKRKLERYLEVRDN; translated from the coding sequence GTGAGTGTCGACCTCAAGGAAATAATGCTATCTGAGTATGATTTCATAAGTGATGAAGAGATTGTCGAGGCTTTCCGTGGTGGCGACAGTGGCGCATTGGAACACTTAATTAATAAATACCGTAATTTTGTACGTGCTAAGGCCCGCTCTTATTTTTTGATCGGGGCAGACCGTGAAGATATTGTACAAGAAGGAATGATTGGTCTATATAAGGCTATTCGTGACTTTAAAGGTGACAAGCTCTCTTCATTCAAGGCTTTTGCTGAGCTCTGCATTACACGTCAGATTATAACCGCTATAAAGACGGCCACTCGTCAGAAGCATATTCCACTCAATTCTTATGTTTCTTTGGACAAGCCCATTTATGATGAAGATTCCGACCGGACGCTTATGGATGTCATTTGTGGAACTCAGGTTCTTGATCCAGAAGAGCTAATTATCAATCAAGAAGAATTCATTGGACTTGAAGATAAGATGGCGGAGATTTTAAGTGACCTAGAGCGTAAGGTTCTAATGTTATATTTAGACGGACGGTCCTATCAGGAAATTGCTGAAGACCTAAAACGGCATGTGAAGTCTATTGACAACGCTTTACAACGAGTGAAGCGGAAATTAGAAAGATATCTAGAAGTGCGTGACAATTAA
- the rplL gene encoding 50S ribosomal protein L7/L12, whose translation MSKEAILEAIKGMSVLELNDLVKAIEEEFGVTAAAPVAAGGAVAAVAEEQSEFDVILTGAGASKINVIKIVREITGLGLKEAKDLVDNAPKAIKEKVSKEEAEATKAKLEEAGAAVEVK comes from the coding sequence ATGAGTAAAGAAGCAATCTTGGAAGCAATTAAAGGCATGAGCGTATTGGAACTGAACGACCTGGTTAAAGCAATTGAAGAAGAATTCGGCGTAACAGCAGCAGCTCCAGTAGCAGCTGGCGGTGCGGTAGCAGCAGTTGCTGAAGAGCAATCCGAATTTGACGTAATTTTGACAGGCGCTGGCGCTTCCAAAATCAACGTTATCAAAATCGTTCGCGAAATCACAGGCCTTGGCTTGAAAGAAGCTAAAGACCTTGTAGACAACGCACCAAAAGCAATCAAAGAAAAAGTAAGCAAAGAAGAAGCCGAAGCTACTAAAGCGAAATTGGAAGAAGCAGGCGCAGCTGTAGAAGTGAAGTAA
- the rpmG gene encoding 50S ribosomal protein L33, translated as MRVIITLACTSCKQRNYATTKNKRNHPDRMEMKKFCKYCNSQTPHRETR; from the coding sequence ATGCGGGTAATTATCACTTTGGCTTGTACAAGTTGCAAACAAAGAAACTATGCGACTACCAAAAACAAGCGAAATCACCCCGACCGCATGGAGATGAAGAAATTTTGCAAGTATTGTAACTCGCAAACTCCTCATCGCGAAACCAGATAG
- the secE gene encoding preprotein translocase subunit SecE: MKRSFKSMFSFFTESWSELKKVRWPSRKELTNYTLIVLGTIVVVAIYFWVLDIGISAVIEAII, from the coding sequence ATGAAACGTAGTTTCAAGTCTATGTTTTCCTTTTTCACTGAGAGCTGGAGTGAACTCAAAAAAGTTCGCTGGCCAAGTCGTAAAGAATTGACCAACTATACATTGATCGTTCTCGGTACAATTGTAGTTGTCGCTATTTACTTCTGGGTTCTGGACATCGGTATTTCCGCTGTGATTGAAGCGATTATTTAG
- the rplJ gene encoding 50S ribosomal protein L10, with protein sequence MANAKVIQAKQDAVDVVTAKLQNSLSTVVADYRGLNVSQVTELRKQLREAGVEFQVLKNTLLRRATAAAELSELDAVLTGPTAIAFSTTDAVAPAKILNDFAKKNDALKLKGGVVEGRVIDADQLKALAELPSRDGLLSMLLSVLQAPMRNFALAVKAVAEKEEQSA encoded by the coding sequence TTGGCAAATGCAAAAGTAATTCAAGCAAAACAGGATGCGGTTGACGTCGTTACTGCTAAACTGCAAAACAGTCTTTCGACTGTTGTAGCGGACTACCGTGGATTGAACGTTTCCCAAGTGACTGAACTGCGTAAGCAGCTTCGTGAAGCTGGCGTTGAGTTTCAAGTCCTGAAGAACACATTGCTACGTCGCGCAACTGCTGCGGCTGAGTTGAGTGAGTTGGATGCAGTTTTGACTGGTCCAACAGCTATCGCATTCAGTACTACTGATGCAGTAGCTCCAGCTAAAATTTTGAACGATTTCGCCAAGAAAAACGACGCTTTGAAATTGAAAGGCGGCGTAGTAGAAGGTCGTGTCATTGACGCTGACCAACTGAAAGCATTGGCTGAGCTTCCATCCCGCGATGGTTTGCTGTCCATGCTGCTTAGCGTACTTCAAGCTCCAATGCGCAACTTCGCGCTTGCAGTTAAAGCTGTTGCTGAAAAAGAAGAACAAAGCGCGTAA
- the nusG gene encoding transcription termination/antitermination protein NusG yields MEKRWYVVHTYSGYENKVKANLEKRVESMGMEDKIFRVLVPMEEEIVNKDGKKKTVMRKVYPGYVLVEMVQTDDSWYVVRNTPGVTGFVGSTGSGSKPTALLPEEVEQILKHMGMVEPKAKIDFEIKESVRIMVGPFANFVGSVEEILADKSKIKVHVNMFGRETPLELDFTQVEKI; encoded by the coding sequence ATGGAAAAAAGATGGTATGTCGTTCATACCTATTCTGGGTATGAGAATAAGGTCAAAGCCAATTTGGAGAAGCGCGTTGAGTCCATGGGCATGGAAGACAAAATATTCCGCGTTCTTGTTCCTATGGAAGAAGAAATCGTAAACAAAGACGGTAAGAAAAAAACCGTTATGCGTAAAGTTTACCCGGGTTATGTTTTGGTGGAAATGGTTCAGACTGATGATTCCTGGTATGTTGTCCGCAATACTCCGGGCGTTACTGGATTTGTTGGTTCGACAGGCTCAGGGTCTAAACCAACAGCTTTGCTTCCGGAAGAGGTAGAACAAATTCTGAAGCATATGGGCATGGTTGAACCTAAAGCGAAGATTGATTTCGAAATCAAGGAATCCGTACGTATTATGGTTGGTCCGTTTGCGAATTTTGTGGGTTCCGTGGAAGAAATTTTGGCTGACAAGAGCAAGATCAAAGTGCATGTGAACATGTTTGGACGGGAAACCCCGCTAGAGTTGGATTTCACTCAAGTGGAGAAAATATAA